The following are encoded together in the Actinoplanes sp. N902-109 genome:
- a CDS encoding right-handed parallel beta-helix repeat-containing protein, with product MSRQVLVVGGGKPGAYPTIGAAVARAEPGATITVHPGRYVEKLVVGNRITIAAEGGPVEVTVEEGSVLVVHGEGAQLRGITLASADPKLAAVDVYSGEVALDDCRVSGAAWVTLLARLQGSLALRGCEVRSSTGAGIVVMSTGTSRIEDTVVTDVATSGIVLGEQGALTLRRCTIRGTGANSICVGGDSRLTIEQCEIVQAGKPAVVVEQRGWARIQRLTVKESGNVDLFLRGSVDVVISDSTFTGAALQAAHIADGAAPRFERCTFEAAGHTAAHVTGKSRPTFVDCTFAGSPTGINVDGESAPRFEGATVSGTKEHLAVIGGGAQAVMQRFRGTIAAGAGLVLKDGASLDGTDVAVEAGGAVALDLRASARATIREARFTGTAAAALTIGGGAFLGVQSALVRGAGLAVADGELQVRDSEIVDAPGDGLAVGAGGVVAATQTRVRRARRTGIALAAGSRGTFTECEVLGSGGSGFDVATTEPVTISRCTVQESGGEDVRRAGDAQLTVDALSTARAPQPTPAAPVSAPPRETPAEEAAEPAPDDELSGPLRELNSLIGLRGVKHEVTALINLIKMSQVRLQMGLPMPPMSRHLVFAGPPGTGKTTVARLYGSVLKELGILSKGHMIEAARADLVGQYIGSTAIKTTELVTKALGGVLFIDEAYTLSAGSGGSGPDFGQEAIDALMKMMEDHRDELVVIVAGYSGLMEKFLESNPGLASRFTRTVEFPNYSVDELVTITTNLCNKHYYELTDDGSAALTTYFERIPKNSTFGNGRVARKLFEAMINNQASRLAMAPPTKDSELNRLTAQDVAPELELLEDLPMEQTEQPDAASNPAGAINATKSWHRVCGLVGAAPVRDAVGSALLQLCELRNRRRSYGKHANVIVTGPAGSGRSEFARHYAAGLSELKLVPVGQLIRVTTQQELAPQWPGQAASLVQAAMRDAEGGVLMIDYTDDGTGAAPDIVEQLVTRMRSALGDPVVVLIGEEQALRGLRTAVPAVAEVFGQDWSMPGYSTPELAEIVVRHLVRRGHEVPDDVRAALVDLAAGLPERTVRAAHLFSWGLTRTAASRTLALADLNGIAGRTTPTRQAGGLAAVG from the coding sequence ATGAGCCGGCAGGTTCTGGTGGTGGGCGGCGGGAAACCGGGCGCCTACCCGACGATCGGTGCCGCCGTCGCGCGGGCCGAACCGGGTGCGACGATCACCGTCCACCCCGGCCGTTACGTGGAGAAGCTCGTCGTCGGCAACCGCATCACCATCGCGGCCGAGGGCGGCCCGGTGGAGGTGACGGTCGAGGAGGGCAGCGTTCTCGTCGTGCACGGCGAGGGCGCCCAGCTGCGGGGCATCACCCTGGCCAGCGCCGACCCCAAGCTGGCCGCCGTGGACGTGTATTCCGGCGAGGTCGCGCTGGACGACTGCCGGGTCTCCGGGGCCGCCTGGGTCACCCTGCTGGCCCGGTTGCAGGGCTCGCTGGCGTTGCGCGGCTGCGAGGTCCGCAGCTCGACCGGCGCAGGCATCGTCGTGATGTCCACCGGCACCAGCAGGATCGAGGACACCGTGGTCACCGATGTGGCCACCTCCGGCATCGTGCTCGGCGAGCAGGGCGCCCTGACCCTGCGCCGCTGCACGATCCGGGGCACCGGCGCGAACAGCATCTGCGTCGGCGGTGACTCGCGGCTGACCATCGAGCAGTGCGAGATCGTGCAGGCCGGCAAGCCCGCCGTGGTGGTGGAGCAGCGCGGCTGGGCGCGCATCCAACGGCTCACCGTCAAGGAGAGCGGCAACGTCGACCTGTTCCTGCGGGGCAGCGTCGACGTGGTGATCAGCGACTCGACGTTCACCGGGGCGGCGTTACAGGCCGCGCACATCGCCGACGGCGCGGCGCCGCGGTTCGAGCGGTGCACGTTCGAGGCGGCCGGGCACACCGCCGCCCACGTGACCGGCAAGTCCCGGCCCACGTTCGTCGACTGCACGTTCGCCGGTTCGCCCACCGGCATCAACGTGGACGGTGAGAGCGCGCCGCGGTTCGAAGGTGCCACGGTCAGCGGCACCAAGGAGCACTTGGCGGTGATCGGCGGCGGTGCCCAGGCCGTAATGCAGCGCTTCCGGGGCACCATCGCCGCCGGCGCCGGCCTGGTGCTCAAGGACGGCGCGTCCCTCGACGGCACCGACGTCGCGGTGGAGGCCGGCGGCGCGGTGGCGCTCGACCTGCGAGCCTCCGCCCGCGCCACGATCCGCGAGGCCCGGTTCACCGGTACGGCCGCAGCAGCTCTCACCATCGGCGGGGGCGCGTTCCTCGGCGTGCAGTCCGCGCTCGTACGCGGAGCCGGGTTGGCCGTCGCCGACGGTGAGTTGCAGGTGCGGGACAGCGAAATCGTCGATGCCCCCGGGGACGGCCTGGCGGTCGGCGCCGGCGGCGTCGTGGCCGCGACCCAGACGCGGGTCCGCCGCGCCCGCCGCACCGGCATCGCGCTCGCCGCGGGAAGTCGCGGTACGTTCACCGAGTGCGAGGTGCTCGGCAGCGGTGGCAGCGGCTTCGACGTGGCGACCACCGAGCCGGTCACCATCAGCCGATGCACGGTGCAGGAGAGCGGCGGCGAGGACGTACGCCGGGCCGGCGACGCCCAGCTCACGGTGGATGCGTTGAGCACCGCGCGAGCCCCGCAGCCGACGCCCGCCGCACCGGTCAGCGCACCGCCGCGGGAGACGCCCGCGGAGGAAGCGGCCGAACCGGCACCGGACGACGAGCTCAGCGGTCCGCTGCGCGAGCTGAACAGTCTGATCGGTCTGCGCGGGGTCAAGCACGAGGTCACCGCGCTGATCAACCTGATCAAGATGTCGCAGGTGCGGTTGCAGATGGGCCTGCCGATGCCGCCGATGAGCCGGCACCTGGTCTTCGCCGGTCCGCCCGGCACCGGTAAGACCACGGTGGCCCGGTTGTACGGCTCGGTGCTCAAGGAACTCGGCATCCTGTCCAAGGGCCACATGATCGAGGCGGCCCGGGCTGACCTGGTCGGCCAGTACATCGGCTCGACCGCGATCAAGACCACCGAGCTGGTCACCAAGGCGCTCGGCGGGGTGCTGTTCATCGACGAGGCATACACGCTGTCGGCGGGTTCCGGCGGCTCCGGACCGGACTTCGGTCAGGAGGCCATCGACGCGCTGATGAAGATGATGGAGGACCACCGCGACGAGCTCGTGGTGATCGTCGCCGGTTACTCCGGCCTGATGGAGAAGTTCCTCGAGTCCAACCCCGGTCTGGCCTCCCGCTTCACCCGCACCGTGGAGTTCCCGAACTACTCGGTCGACGAGCTCGTCACGATCACCACGAACCTGTGCAACAAGCACTACTACGAGCTGACCGACGACGGGTCGGCCGCGCTCACCACGTACTTCGAACGGATCCCGAAGAACTCCACGTTCGGCAACGGTCGCGTGGCCCGCAAGCTGTTCGAAGCCATGATCAACAATCAGGCGTCGCGGCTGGCCATGGCGCCGCCGACGAAGGACAGCGAGCTGAACCGGCTCACCGCGCAGGATGTCGCGCCCGAGCTGGAACTGCTCGAGGACCTGCCGATGGAGCAGACCGAGCAGCCCGACGCCGCCAGCAACCCGGCCGGGGCGATCAACGCCACGAAGAGCTGGCACCGGGTGTGCGGGCTGGTCGGCGCGGCGCCGGTGCGCGACGCCGTGGGCTCGGCCCTGCTGCAGCTGTGCGAGCTGCGCAACCGGCGTCGTTCGTACGGCAAGCACGCGAACGTCATCGTCACCGGTCCCGCCGGCAGTGGCCGCAGCGAGTTCGCGCGGCACTATGCGGCCGGTCTCTCGGAGCTGAAGCTCGTGCCGGTCGGCCAGCTGATCCGGGTCACCACGCAGCAGGAGCTGGCGCCGCAATGGCCCGGTCAGGCCGCCAGCCTGGTACAGGCCGCGATGCGTGACGCCGAGGGTGGCGTACTGATGATCGACTACACCGACGACGGCACCGGCGCCGCACCCGACATCGTCGAGCAGCTGGTCACCCGGATGCGCTCGGCGCTCGGCGACCCGGTCGTCGTGCTGATCGGGGAGGAGCAGGCGCTGCGCGGGTTGCGGACGGCGGTGCCGGCAGTCGCCGAGGTGTTCGGCCAGGACTGGTCGATGCCCGGCTACTCCACCCCGGAGCTGGCCGAGATCGTGGTGCGGCACCTGGTGCGCCGGGGTCACGAGGTGCCCGACGACGTCCGCGCCGCCCTGGTCGACCTGGCCGCCGGGCTGCCGGAGCGCACGGTGCGGGCGGCTCACCTGTTCTCGTGGGGTCTGACCCGTACGGCTGCCTCCCGGACCTTGGCGCTCGCCGACCTGAACGGCATCGCCGGCCGGACCACCCCGACCCGTCAGGCCGGCGGCCTCGCCGCGGTCGGCTGA
- a CDS encoding BTAD domain-containing putative transcriptional regulator, which produces MPTTPDQAPDRRLRVAVLGPVRAWLGDRELSLGAARQRALFAVLAAAAGRVVGRDELIEGIWGETPPATAAGSVYTYISGLRRVLGHDLLTSGPSGYALQLAPEDLDSERYLRLVQRGGELTEAGDLRGAAAVLTEASMLWHGEAYAGLTGHRLELERTRLTDRRLTAIELRARAGIELGEEDAVANLTARVRDYPLHEPLHELLMLALHRTGRRTEALEVFRAARRTLLTELGVEPGPALTELHQRVLTGAAEPAAGRPVPPVLPAQVARALRDGLDGRALTGRDTELAELRQLARDVAAGRGSAVWIEGEPGIGKTELLTAAFADAAELGCQVAWGVADELDQHVPLQVVTRALGLEAMSDDARVATVAQGLHEGNAEDASLAAVADRVLAYVRAACAIAPLVLVVDDLQWADESSVLFWDRLVAATSRLPLLLVAAARPEPSGHELAQLRRSVQNRQGHAYALPALPEPAIEAIVTRLVGAPIGPHLAAVVPRSGGNPLCAREMVTALLRRGAVRVTDGRADIDAAEPVEAPRSLLAVVQATLDFLSADTQEVLRMAALLGAQFAVDDVVAVTGRSPFDLMANLEEALSANVVVDAGDELAFRHPFLRQALYESIPAPARAALHRHTAEVLERGGSPVTRVAEQLAAETPAVDEWVVAWLARRHAEVVKRAPMVAGGLLRQALGTSVPTAEQRAVLLVALVRLEFRSEQWPMDEAREAAEIAGDPADRAEMRQLLAVMTFRRGDQETAIEMLERSLVDPDVPEIWRTRHRVVLANFRRGDLDDLDRADRTAERLRAEAEAADQPYEAAFALQTSWLTHSIRRDHERALEYVDRALDIMRDHPTFAGMYFDLLDNRMFTLQNLDRLDEAERTLREAALFAIRHRLPSSLQVASAVQYYWLGRWDDALAEVSAVTDDAPGITFLGMREPGAVSMLLHGVAALIAGHRDDADLAAGHLDSADVLPATDAERESCDFLLVARALVAEQQDRPAEALDILAPLLVPEYAPMMLRHQWLPDALRLALAQGRRDIAEHAAALCAAEAGKEIRRARAWAASERCRALLAEDPEPALAAAEHYRAVGRVPELAAALEDAAVLLAVNRRPHEAARTGAEAAELYTVLGARWDLRRTHQRLAEVGIDPTRKAVSAG; this is translated from the coding sequence GTGCCTACGACACCGGATCAGGCACCGGACCGACGGCTTCGGGTCGCGGTCCTGGGTCCCGTGCGTGCGTGGCTGGGCGATCGTGAGCTCAGTCTCGGCGCCGCGCGGCAGCGTGCCCTGTTCGCGGTGCTGGCGGCGGCGGCCGGCCGGGTGGTCGGCCGGGACGAGCTGATCGAGGGGATCTGGGGCGAGACCCCGCCGGCCACGGCGGCGGGCAGCGTCTACACCTACATCTCCGGGCTGCGCCGGGTGCTCGGTCACGACCTGCTCACCTCCGGCCCGTCCGGGTACGCACTGCAGCTGGCCCCCGAGGACCTCGACAGCGAGCGCTACCTCCGGCTCGTCCAGCGCGGCGGGGAGCTCACCGAGGCCGGGGATCTGCGCGGGGCGGCCGCGGTGCTGACCGAGGCGAGCATGCTGTGGCACGGTGAGGCGTACGCGGGGCTGACCGGGCACCGCCTCGAGCTGGAACGCACCCGGCTGACCGACCGGCGGCTGACCGCGATCGAGTTGCGTGCCCGCGCGGGGATCGAGCTGGGCGAGGAGGACGCGGTCGCCAACCTGACCGCCCGGGTCCGCGATTACCCGCTGCACGAACCCCTGCACGAATTGTTGATGCTGGCGCTGCACCGCACCGGTCGTCGTACCGAGGCCCTGGAGGTTTTCCGGGCCGCCCGCCGCACCCTGCTCACCGAGCTCGGGGTGGAACCGGGGCCGGCTCTGACCGAGTTGCACCAGCGGGTGCTGACCGGTGCGGCCGAACCCGCCGCCGGCCGCCCGGTGCCGCCGGTGCTGCCCGCGCAGGTGGCCAGGGCGTTGCGGGACGGGCTCGACGGCCGGGCGCTGACCGGGCGGGACACCGAGCTGGCCGAACTGCGCCAGCTGGCGCGCGACGTTGCGGCGGGCCGCGGCTCGGCGGTGTGGATCGAGGGTGAGCCGGGCATCGGCAAGACCGAGCTGCTGACCGCCGCCTTCGCCGACGCCGCCGAGCTGGGCTGCCAGGTTGCCTGGGGTGTGGCCGACGAGCTGGACCAGCACGTGCCGTTGCAGGTGGTGACCCGGGCGCTGGGCCTGGAGGCGATGTCCGACGATGCCCGGGTGGCCACGGTCGCCCAGGGGCTGCACGAGGGCAACGCCGAGGACGCCTCGCTGGCCGCCGTGGCCGACCGGGTGCTCGCGTACGTACGGGCGGCCTGTGCCATCGCCCCGCTCGTGCTGGTCGTGGACGACCTGCAGTGGGCCGACGAGTCGAGCGTGCTGTTCTGGGACCGGCTGGTGGCGGCGACCTCGCGGCTGCCGTTGCTGCTGGTGGCGGCGGCTCGGCCGGAACCCAGCGGCCACGAGCTCGCCCAGCTGCGCCGCAGCGTGCAGAACCGGCAGGGCCACGCCTACGCCCTGCCGGCGCTGCCGGAGCCGGCGATCGAGGCGATCGTGACCCGGCTCGTCGGGGCGCCGATCGGGCCGCACCTGGCCGCGGTGGTGCCCCGATCCGGGGGCAACCCGTTGTGCGCCCGCGAGATGGTGACAGCGCTGCTCCGCCGCGGTGCGGTCCGGGTGACGGACGGCCGCGCCGACATCGACGCCGCCGAACCGGTCGAGGCTCCCCGGTCGCTGCTGGCGGTGGTCCAGGCCACCCTGGACTTCCTGTCCGCCGACACCCAGGAGGTGCTGCGGATGGCGGCGTTGCTGGGTGCCCAGTTCGCGGTCGACGACGTGGTCGCGGTCACCGGCCGGTCACCGTTCGACCTCATGGCCAACCTGGAGGAGGCGCTGTCCGCCAACGTGGTGGTGGACGCGGGCGACGAGCTGGCGTTCCGGCACCCGTTCCTGCGCCAGGCGCTCTACGAGAGCATCCCGGCACCGGCCCGCGCGGCCCTGCACCGGCACACCGCCGAGGTGCTCGAGCGCGGCGGCAGCCCGGTGACCCGGGTGGCCGAGCAGCTCGCGGCCGAGACCCCGGCGGTCGACGAATGGGTGGTGGCGTGGCTGGCCCGCCGGCACGCCGAGGTGGTCAAGCGCGCCCCGATGGTCGCGGGCGGGCTGCTGCGGCAGGCGCTCGGCACGTCGGTGCCCACCGCCGAGCAGCGCGCGGTGCTGCTGGTCGCCCTGGTGAGACTGGAGTTCCGCAGCGAGCAGTGGCCGATGGACGAGGCGCGCGAGGCCGCGGAGATCGCCGGGGATCCGGCCGACCGTGCCGAGATGCGTCAGCTGCTGGCCGTCATGACGTTCCGGCGGGGTGACCAGGAAACCGCCATCGAGATGCTGGAACGCTCGCTGGTGGACCCGGACGTCCCGGAGATCTGGCGGACCCGGCACCGGGTGGTGCTGGCCAACTTCCGCCGCGGCGACCTGGACGACCTGGATCGCGCCGATCGCACCGCCGAGCGGTTGCGGGCCGAGGCGGAGGCGGCGGACCAGCCGTACGAGGCGGCCTTCGCCTTGCAGACCAGCTGGCTGACGCATTCGATCCGGCGTGACCACGAGCGCGCGCTGGAGTACGTCGACCGCGCGCTGGACATCATGCGCGACCACCCGACGTTCGCGGGCATGTACTTCGACCTGCTCGACAACCGCATGTTCACGCTGCAGAACCTGGACCGGCTCGACGAGGCCGAACGTACCCTGCGCGAGGCCGCGCTGTTCGCGATCCGGCACCGACTGCCGAGCAGCCTGCAGGTGGCGTCGGCAGTGCAGTACTACTGGCTCGGCCGGTGGGACGACGCGCTGGCCGAGGTCAGCGCGGTGACCGACGACGCACCGGGCATCACGTTCCTGGGCATGCGCGAGCCGGGCGCGGTCAGCATGCTGCTGCACGGCGTGGCGGCGCTGATCGCCGGGCACCGCGACGACGCCGACCTGGCCGCCGGGCACCTGGACTCCGCCGACGTGCTGCCGGCCACCGACGCGGAACGGGAGAGCTGTGACTTCCTGCTGGTCGCCCGTGCCCTGGTGGCCGAGCAGCAGGACCGGCCGGCGGAGGCGCTCGACATCCTGGCCCCGCTGCTGGTCCCCGAGTATGCGCCGATGATGCTGCGGCACCAGTGGCTGCCCGACGCGCTGCGGCTGGCCTTGGCCCAGGGTCGCCGGGACATTGCCGAGCACGCCGCGGCCCTGTGCGCGGCCGAGGCCGGCAAGGAGATCCGGCGGGCCCGGGCGTGGGCGGCTTCGGAGCGCTGCCGCGCGCTGCTGGCAGAGGATCCGGAGCCCGCGCTGGCCGCAGCCGAGCACTACCGCGCGGTGGGCCGGGTGCCGGAGCTGGCGGCGGCGCTGGAGGACGCGGCGGTGCTGCTGGCCGTCAACCGGCGTCCGCACGAGGCGGCCCGCACCGGTGCCGAGGCCGCGGAGCTCTACACCGTGCTGGGTGCCCGCTGGGATCTGCGCCGCACCCACCAGCGGCTGGCCGAGGTGGGCATCGACCCGACCCGCAAGGCCGTCAGTGCAGGGTGA
- a CDS encoding YbaB/EbfC family nucleoid-associated protein: MQPAEMQEFLDHAKAFEQQMRDAQGDLEKAVVTGRSADGSVTVLATGLGKLQAVRVDPGVFDRRDVQALQTAIAEAVQTAADNAGKLATQKMGPVEITLH; the protein is encoded by the coding sequence GTGCAACCCGCGGAGATGCAGGAGTTCCTCGACCATGCCAAGGCGTTCGAGCAGCAGATGCGCGACGCCCAGGGCGACCTGGAGAAAGCAGTCGTGACCGGTCGCTCGGCCGACGGCTCGGTGACCGTGCTGGCCACCGGCCTGGGCAAGCTACAGGCGGTGCGGGTCGACCCCGGCGTCTTCGACCGGCGGGACGTGCAGGCGTTGCAGACCGCCATCGCCGAGGCCGTGCAGACCGCCGCGGACAACGCCGGCAAGCTGGCCACCCAGAAGATGGGCCCGGTCGAGATCACCCTGCACTGA